A single Chryseobacterium sp. DNA region contains:
- a CDS encoding TlpA family protein disulfide reductase — protein MKKIILSTLILTALYSCKKEGQKTDNTSTDSLAVTKNTPTEAGAYVPKELSPENVGQYLAKNNDTLYVTNFFATWCGPCMREIPSFKNKIQELKGKPVKFTFVNLDDKSDWDGAVKNFVVENNLGDHVILLDGQKLIKTSSLIISNNGTEVLFLSRL, from the coding sequence ATGAAGAAGATAATTTTATCCACGCTTATTCTTACTGCTCTTTACAGCTGTAAAAAAGAGGGTCAGAAAACAGATAATACTTCAACGGATTCACTTGCTGTCACCAAAAATACGCCTACAGAAGCAGGTGCCTATGTTCCCAAAGAACTTTCTCCTGAAAATGTAGGACAGTATCTGGCTAAAAATAATGACACTTTATATGTTACCAATTTTTTTGCCACATGGTGCGGCCCATGTATGAGAGAGATTCCAAGTTTTAAAAATAAAATACAGGAATTAAAAGGAAAACCTGTTAAGTTCACTTTTGTGAACCTGGATGATAAATCTGACTGGGATGGCGCAGTGAAAAATTTTGTCGTAGAAAATAATTTAGGTGATCATGTTATCTTACTGGACGGACAAAAATTGATCAAAACTTCTTCTCTAATAATTTCAAACAATGGGACGGAGGTTCTATTCCTTTCACGTTTATGA
- a CDS encoding iron ABC transporter permease, which yields MSKRFKILCLLFVVAIMIGAVINLNTGFLSLRFQDFFQNSAHNQIAEIRINRVLVMLLAGISIPTSGFLMQEYFQNPLAGPDILGITSVASLSVAFYIFFSHDILLPEFLQNSFLSLSAIGGSLVLMLVLLSMSNQFQDKSYLIIFGFLISAFAGAIVSLLQLYAENQSLKNYILWSFGANNMVSRNQIYVLSVLVAIGLFFCFKTIKPLIGNSLGTSYAKSLGVNLKQLKLLIIVASSLLSASITAFLGPILFIGIIVPHFCRLVYNPSRLWQQWILNMFLGMLVMLFFSVIAEKTQIPLNVISSVFGIPVILMMLLKQNKV from the coding sequence ATGTCAAAAAGGTTTAAGATCCTGTGTTTATTGTTTGTGGTAGCTATCATGATAGGTGCTGTCATTAATCTGAACACAGGATTTTTAAGTTTACGTTTCCAGGATTTTTTCCAGAACTCTGCCCATAACCAGATTGCTGAAATCCGCATCAACCGTGTATTGGTGATGCTTCTGGCTGGAATTTCAATTCCTACTTCCGGTTTTCTGATGCAGGAATATTTTCAGAACCCATTAGCCGGTCCGGATATCCTGGGAATCACTTCAGTAGCCAGTTTATCCGTAGCGTTTTATATTTTCTTTTCCCATGATATTCTCCTTCCTGAATTTCTTCAGAACAGTTTTCTGAGTTTATCAGCGATTGGTGGAAGTCTGGTTTTAATGCTGGTCTTACTGTCAATGTCTAATCAGTTCCAGGATAAGTCTTATCTTATTATTTTCGGATTCCTGATCTCTGCATTTGCCGGAGCTATTGTTTCTCTGCTTCAGCTCTATGCAGAAAACCAAAGTCTGAAAAATTATATCTTATGGTCTTTCGGAGCTAATAATATGGTAAGCAGGAATCAAATTTATGTTTTGTCGGTATTGGTAGCCATCGGGTTATTTTTCTGCTTTAAAACCATAAAACCTCTGATTGGAAATTCTTTGGGCACGTCATACGCCAAGAGTTTAGGGGTGAACCTTAAACAGTTGAAATTATTGATCATCGTAGCTTCCTCCCTTCTTTCAGCTTCTATTACCGCTTTTTTAGGACCTATTCTGTTTATTGGAATTATTGTTCCTCATTTCTGCAGATTGGTTTATAATCCCTCCAGGCTATGGCAGCAATGGATCCTGAACATGTTCCTGGGGATGCTGGTCATGCTGTTTTTTTCTGTTATTGCAGAGAAAACCCAGATTCCTCTGAATGTGATAAGTTCTGTCTTTGGAATTCCTGTGATATTGATGATGCTTTTGAAACAGAATAAAGTGTGA